A DNA window from Paramormyrops kingsleyae isolate MSU_618 chromosome 10, PKINGS_0.4, whole genome shotgun sequence contains the following coding sequences:
- the sh3tc2 gene encoding SH3 domain and tetratricopeptide repeat-containing protein 2 isoform X2, with the protein MRDTRTSASQQHRDISPADLDALWTEPPYTLDAANEIFTGNDIMTTGEEEEVEPAPELDSYWKRKEAFDKGSTVSLAVGERFSSDVLLQFSGRWRSSAEPNTDLQEALRTRLRVVESNSQDVAQLFKDLSARLLSVHAEKDCFVITFKTIEEIWKFSTYLALGYVARCLENFLCDQSFWLDSPLLSDVEICVTVDEEHLATLYLGLLLQEGTFFSKALYDSKYTEEEDLPYKKNDLVMVKDTGQDATWEGSLLATGQHGLVPVHAMQPLPYPFYQWFLRKYPGSAGGAASKGPFVHRIARGTCVAVVDHDPIGQDELRFSKGDLIQVEGFLLASLDLFVGRHLPSGLIGFVQKAHVKAESLQPLDGQLVFLSENERATLAHCNPCTEQSYSALLNKLSATDISTVYRLDRLDKSDFTYIKNQPKQEQKSPICARQSTISEKSASPFYQSSPRSSIYASQSQLEKDGEMLSFSLDDTFKEMDEFEEDPQLFMDDSSWEAEEAELYDPIMSLLNQDHFQETSQAFCDMSYSFLETTFRGYTEDELLLHLENVREGAKKSGMQWAHRRACFLMGRLCAKKNKYSQARVYFEEALSMPVKGFADPPLLVALYTNLTAVYLKQRQLEKLSHTLEKASTLLLCLPEHEFCSIDEFEVLKLLIRKAIVESDKYLEARTCYLIVKLFLRMRKVEDTLPFVERLQFLTISLSTHSGSPLAPVDLNWMLSRLYHKKYLPYLTLASLSLDSISDRSLQDAFQKIDMFIKNSVRLNPQWRDGTSVLPAQVVVYLQQALSIASHGDDIRTQRDLCLGLTNVYQQHGALEKAVQCTQRAVQMGGHLSEEGGFEATVLLAWLLVLRAETERASDTLQPLLQSLNEIDSPTQCGVVHNILGLCLRHGGQVQEAASNFHRALQISQENGNKRNEGLVLANIGCLALSIGAPALAERFLLRSLRLFPELSDTPTDAEHVQAYLWLGRSYRDRGKSQEVRLCYEMALLIAIGAKNLHSQIVVAKELSRLYADMLLYGQCIIYCEHCVQLAQELKDKKLEGEFLEMLSNLYLSLNTEKSSRKSLDYTKQSLRISIDLGKREEESETWLQVGRIYYLIQEDELADMYLQAAVKTALRMHDACFAGRIYEEAGDVFFTGLRNRAAAFPFYRDGSLPFARGVKDMQAEFRLLSKITELLLDGGQYEEALQYALLAVEVSTATGVCQQERVAFHRLATVYFSLQRFELAENYYLKALSLSSAILEHPKEARYFVKVYCRLGAITLHQLKDAIDAKGYFHLALAAALEDQDNARALYVIYMKLAEIHANYIPDEELSQSYRDSATALREELAVDTDTA; encoded by the exons aTGTACTGCTGCAGTTCAGCGGGAGGTGGCGCTCCAGTGCAGAACCCAACACTGACCTGCAGGAGGCGCTGCGGACACGACTCCGGGTGGTTGAGAGCAACAGCCAGGATGTCGCTCAGCTGTTCAAG GACCTGTCTGCTCGCCTGCTGTCAGTCCATGCTGAGAAGGACTGCTTTGTCATCACCTTTAAGACCATTGAGGAGATCTGGAAGTTCTCCACTTACCTGGCCTTAG GGTACGTGGCCCGATGCCTGGAGAACTTCCTGTGTGATCAGAGCTTCTGGCTGGACTCACCCCTCCTCAGCGATGTGGAGATCTGCGTCACGGTGGATGAGGAGCACCTGGCCACCCTCTACCTGGGCCTGCTGCTGCAGGAAG GGACATTCTTCTCGAAGGCGCTGTACGACAGCAAGTACACCGAAGAGGAGGACCTGCCGTACAAGAAGAACGACCTGGTGATGGTGAAGGACACGGGCCAGGATGCCACGTGGGAGGGGAGCCTGCTGGCCACCGGGCAGCACGGCCTGGTGCCCGTGCACGCCATGCAGCCCCTGCCCTACCCCTTCTACCA GTGGTTTCTTAGGAAGTATCCAGGAAGCGCCGGGGGTGCCGCCAGTAAGGGTCCGTTCGTTCATCGCATCG CGAGAGGTACCtgcgtggctgtggtggaccaTGATCCCATTGGGCAGGATGAGCTGCGGTTCAGCAAAGGCGACCTGATCCAGGTGGAGGGCTTTCTGCTGGCCAGTCTGGATCTCTTCGTAGGGAGACACCTGCCCAGTGGTTTGATAGGATTCGTCCAGAAGGCCCACGTGAAGGCAGAAAGTCTACAGCCACT GGATGGACAATTGGTTTTTCTCAGCGAGAATGAGAGAGCGACCCTGGCTCACTGCAACCCCTGCACAGAGCAGAGCTACAGTGCTCTCTTGAACAAACTCTCCGCGACCGACATCAGCACTGTGTACAGATTAG aTAGACTAGATAAATCTGACTTCACGTACATTAAAAATCAACCAAAGCAAG AGCAGAAAAGTCCGATCTGTGCTCGACAGAGTACCATCTCCGAGAAGAGCGCCAGCCCCTTTTACCAGTCCTCTCCCCGTTCCTCCATCTACGCCTCCCAGAGCCAGCTTGAGAAGGATGGCGAGATGCTGTCGTTTAGCCTGGATGACACTTTCAAAGAGATGGATGAGTTTGAGGAAGATCCGCAGCTCTTCATGGATGACAGCAGCTGGGAGGCGGAGGAGGCGGAGCTCTATGACCCAATCATGAGCTTGCTGAACCAGGACCACTTCCAGGAGACATCCCAGGCATTCTGCGACATGTCTTACTCCTTCCTGGAGACCACGTTTAGAGGCTACACAGAGGACGAGCTGCTGCTGCACCTGGAGAACGTGCGGGAGGGCGCAAAGAAGAGCGGCATGCAGTGGGCGCACCGGCGCGCTTGCTTCCTCATGGGCAGACTGTGCGCCAAAAAGAACAAGTACTCTCAGGCCAGAGTGTATTTCGAGGAGGCGTTATCCATGCCAGTGAAAGGCTTTGCAGATCCACCCCTCCTAGTCGCCCTTTACACCAACCTCACCGCCGTCTACCTGAAGCAGAGGCAGTTGGAGAAGCTGTCCCACACGCTGGAGAAGGCCAGCACCCTGCTCCTCTGCCTGCCTGAGCACGAATTCTGCTCCATTGACGAATTCGAGGTCCTCAAACTCCTGATTCGTAAGGCCATTGTGGAGAGTGACAAGTACCTGGAGGCACGAACCTGTTACCTCATCGTCAAGCTCTTCCTTCGAATGCGGAAGGTGGAGGACACTCTGCCTTTTGTGGAGAGGCTACAGTTTCTCACTATAAGCCTCTCCACCCATTCTGGGAGTCCTCTTGCACCTGTGGACCTCAACTGGATGCTGAGCAGACTCTACCATAAGAAGTACTTACCCTACCTCACTTTAGCGTCATTAAGCCTTGACTCCATCTCAGATCGATCCCTTCAGGATGCTTTTCAAAAGATAGATATGTTCATCAAGAACTCTGTCAGGCTCAACCCGCAGTGGAGAGACGGAACCTCGGTACTCCCTGCACAGGTTGTGGTGTACCTCCAGCAGGCTCTGTCCATCGCCAGCCACGGGGATGACATAAGAACCCAGAGAGACTTATGCCTGGGCTTGACCAATGTGTACCAGCAGCATGGAGCCTTAGAGAAGGCGGTCCAGTGTACCCAGCGAGCTGTGCAGATGGGGGGCCACCTCAGCGAGGAGGGGGGCTTTGAGGCCACTGTGCTGCTGGCCTGGTTGTTGGTCCTCAGGGCAGAGACAGAAAGGGCTTCGGACACCCTGCAGCCGCTCTTGCAGTCCCTGAATGAGATAGACAGCCCCACCCAGTGTGGCGTTGTGCATAACATCCTGGGCCTCTGTCTCAGGCATGGGGGGCAGGTGCAGGAAGCAGCCAGCAACTTCCACCGTGCCCTCCAGATCTCCCAGGAGAACGGCAACAAGCGCAACGAAGGCCTGGTACTGGCTAACATAGGATGCCTGGCTCTGTCCATCGGCGCCCCGGCGCTGGCTGAGCGCTTCCTGCTAAGGTCCCTGCGTCTCTTCCCAGAGCTCTCAGACACCCCCACGGATGCGGAGCATGTCCAGGCCTACCTCTGGCTGGGGAGGAGCTATAGGGATAGAGGGAAAAGCCAAGAGGTTAGGCTGTGTTATGAGATGGCTTTGTTGATTGCCATTGGTGCCAAGAACCTTCACA GTCAGATTGTGGTGGCGAAAGAGCTGAGCCGTCTTTATGCTGATATGCTGCTGTACGGTCAGTGTATCATCTACTGTGAGCACTGTGTGCAGCTAGCACAGGAGCTGAAGGATAAGAAGCTGGAGGGCGAGTTCCTGGAGATGCTCAGCAACCTCTACCTCTCGTTAAACACCGAGAA GTCTTCAAGAAAGTCACTGGACTACACCAAACAGAGCCTTCGGATCTCCATTGACCTCGGCAAACGAGAGGAGGAGTCGGAGACCTGGCTTCAGGTGGGCAGGATATATTACCTGATCCAGGAAGACGAGCTGGCCGACATGTACCTGCAG GCTGCAGTAAAAACTGCGCTAAGGATGCACGACGCATGCTTTGCCGGGCGGATATATGAGGAGGCTGGAGACGTGTTCTTCACAGGCCTCCGTAACCGAGCGGCAGCCTTCCCCTTTTACCGG GATGGGAGCCTCCCCTTCGCCAGAGGCGTCAAGGACATGCAGGCGGAGTTTCGGCTCCTGAGTAAAATCACAGAGCTGCTGTTGGACGGGGGACAGTACGAGGAGGCCCTGCAGTACGCCCTGCTCGCCGTGGAGGTCAGCACGGCCACAG GTGTGTGTCAGCAGGAGCGCGTGGCCTTCCACCGCCTCGCCACTGTCTACTTCTCCCTTCAGCGCTTTGAGCTGGCAGAGAATTATTATCTCAAGGCCTTGTCTCTCAGCTCTGCCATCCTGGAGCATCCGAAAGAGGCCAGATACTTTGTTAAAGTATATTGTCGCTTGGGGGCTATAACACTGCACCAGCTGAAG GACGCCATCGATGCCAAGGGCTACTTCCACCTGGCACTGGCCGCTGCACTGGAGGACCAGGACAATGCCAGGGCATTGTATGTCATTTACATGAAGCTGGCGGAGATCCATGCCAATTATATTCCTGACGAAGAGCTGAGCCAGAGCTACAGGGACAGTGCTACGGCTCTGAGGGAAGAACTGGCTgtagacacagacacagcataa
- the sh3tc2 gene encoding SH3 domain and tetratricopeptide repeat-containing protein 2 isoform X3, producing the protein MGNIFTSEDISPADLDALWTEPPYTLDAANEIFTGNDIMTTGEEEEVEPAPELDSYWKRKEAFDKGSTVSLAVGERFSSDVLLQFSGRWRSSAEPNTDLQEALRTRLRVVESNSQDVAQLFKDLSARLLSVHAEKDCFVITFKTIEEIWKFSTYLALGYVARCLENFLCDQSFWLDSPLLSDVEICVTVDEEHLATLYLGLLLQEGTFFSKALYDSKYTEEEDLPYKKNDLVMVKDTGQDATWEGSLLATGQHGLVPVHAMQPLPYPFYQWFLRKYPGSAGGAASKGPFVHRIARGTCVAVVDHDPIGQDELRFSKGDLIQVEGFLLASLDLFVGRHLPSGLIGFVQKAHVKAESLQPLDGQLVFLSENERATLAHCNPCTEQSYSALLNKLSATDISTVYRLDRLDKSDFTYIKNQPKQEQKSPICARQSTISEKSASPFYQSSPRSSIYASQSQLEKDGEMLSFSLDDTFKEMDEFEEDPQLFMDDSSWEAEEAELYDPIMSLLNQDHFQETSQAFCDMSYSFLETTFRGYTEDELLLHLENVREGAKKSGMQWAHRRACFLMGRLCAKKNKYSQARVYFEEALSMPVKGFADPPLLVALYTNLTAVYLKQRQLEKLSHTLEKASTLLLCLPEHEFCSIDEFEVLKLLIRKAIVESDKYLEARTCYLIVKLFLRMRKVEDTLPFVERLQFLTISLSTHSGSPLAPVDLNWMLSRLYHKKYLPYLTLASLSLDSISDRSLQDAFQKIDMFIKNSVRLNPQWRDGTSVLPAQVVVYLQQALSIASHGDDIRTQRDLCLGLTNVYQQHGALEKAVQCTQRAVQMGGHLSEEGGFEATVLLAWLLVLRAETERASDTLQPLLQSLNEIDSPTQCGVVHNILGLCLRHGGQVQEAASNFHRALQISQENGNKRNEGLVLANIGCLALSIGAPALAERFLLRSLRLFPELSDTPTDAEHVQAYLWLGRSYRDRGKSQEVRLCYEMALLIAIGAKNLHSQIVVAKELSRLYADMLLYGQCIIYCEHCVQLAQELKDKKLEGEFLEMLSNLYLSLNTEKSSRKSLDYTKQSLRISIDLGKREEESETWLQVGRIYYLIQEDELADMYLQAAVKTALRMHDACFAGRIYEEAGDVFFTGLRNRAAAFPFYRDGSLPFARGVKDMQAEFRLLSKITELLLDGGQYEEALQYALLAVEVSTATGVCQQERVAFHRLATVYFSLQRFELAENYYLKALSLSSAILEHPKEARYFVKVYCRLGAITLHQLKDAIDAKGYFHLALAAALEDQDNARALYVIYMKLAEIHANYIPDEELSQSYRDSATALREELAVDTDTA; encoded by the exons aTGTACTGCTGCAGTTCAGCGGGAGGTGGCGCTCCAGTGCAGAACCCAACACTGACCTGCAGGAGGCGCTGCGGACACGACTCCGGGTGGTTGAGAGCAACAGCCAGGATGTCGCTCAGCTGTTCAAG GACCTGTCTGCTCGCCTGCTGTCAGTCCATGCTGAGAAGGACTGCTTTGTCATCACCTTTAAGACCATTGAGGAGATCTGGAAGTTCTCCACTTACCTGGCCTTAG GGTACGTGGCCCGATGCCTGGAGAACTTCCTGTGTGATCAGAGCTTCTGGCTGGACTCACCCCTCCTCAGCGATGTGGAGATCTGCGTCACGGTGGATGAGGAGCACCTGGCCACCCTCTACCTGGGCCTGCTGCTGCAGGAAG GGACATTCTTCTCGAAGGCGCTGTACGACAGCAAGTACACCGAAGAGGAGGACCTGCCGTACAAGAAGAACGACCTGGTGATGGTGAAGGACACGGGCCAGGATGCCACGTGGGAGGGGAGCCTGCTGGCCACCGGGCAGCACGGCCTGGTGCCCGTGCACGCCATGCAGCCCCTGCCCTACCCCTTCTACCA GTGGTTTCTTAGGAAGTATCCAGGAAGCGCCGGGGGTGCCGCCAGTAAGGGTCCGTTCGTTCATCGCATCG CGAGAGGTACCtgcgtggctgtggtggaccaTGATCCCATTGGGCAGGATGAGCTGCGGTTCAGCAAAGGCGACCTGATCCAGGTGGAGGGCTTTCTGCTGGCCAGTCTGGATCTCTTCGTAGGGAGACACCTGCCCAGTGGTTTGATAGGATTCGTCCAGAAGGCCCACGTGAAGGCAGAAAGTCTACAGCCACT GGATGGACAATTGGTTTTTCTCAGCGAGAATGAGAGAGCGACCCTGGCTCACTGCAACCCCTGCACAGAGCAGAGCTACAGTGCTCTCTTGAACAAACTCTCCGCGACCGACATCAGCACTGTGTACAGATTAG aTAGACTAGATAAATCTGACTTCACGTACATTAAAAATCAACCAAAGCAAG AGCAGAAAAGTCCGATCTGTGCTCGACAGAGTACCATCTCCGAGAAGAGCGCCAGCCCCTTTTACCAGTCCTCTCCCCGTTCCTCCATCTACGCCTCCCAGAGCCAGCTTGAGAAGGATGGCGAGATGCTGTCGTTTAGCCTGGATGACACTTTCAAAGAGATGGATGAGTTTGAGGAAGATCCGCAGCTCTTCATGGATGACAGCAGCTGGGAGGCGGAGGAGGCGGAGCTCTATGACCCAATCATGAGCTTGCTGAACCAGGACCACTTCCAGGAGACATCCCAGGCATTCTGCGACATGTCTTACTCCTTCCTGGAGACCACGTTTAGAGGCTACACAGAGGACGAGCTGCTGCTGCACCTGGAGAACGTGCGGGAGGGCGCAAAGAAGAGCGGCATGCAGTGGGCGCACCGGCGCGCTTGCTTCCTCATGGGCAGACTGTGCGCCAAAAAGAACAAGTACTCTCAGGCCAGAGTGTATTTCGAGGAGGCGTTATCCATGCCAGTGAAAGGCTTTGCAGATCCACCCCTCCTAGTCGCCCTTTACACCAACCTCACCGCCGTCTACCTGAAGCAGAGGCAGTTGGAGAAGCTGTCCCACACGCTGGAGAAGGCCAGCACCCTGCTCCTCTGCCTGCCTGAGCACGAATTCTGCTCCATTGACGAATTCGAGGTCCTCAAACTCCTGATTCGTAAGGCCATTGTGGAGAGTGACAAGTACCTGGAGGCACGAACCTGTTACCTCATCGTCAAGCTCTTCCTTCGAATGCGGAAGGTGGAGGACACTCTGCCTTTTGTGGAGAGGCTACAGTTTCTCACTATAAGCCTCTCCACCCATTCTGGGAGTCCTCTTGCACCTGTGGACCTCAACTGGATGCTGAGCAGACTCTACCATAAGAAGTACTTACCCTACCTCACTTTAGCGTCATTAAGCCTTGACTCCATCTCAGATCGATCCCTTCAGGATGCTTTTCAAAAGATAGATATGTTCATCAAGAACTCTGTCAGGCTCAACCCGCAGTGGAGAGACGGAACCTCGGTACTCCCTGCACAGGTTGTGGTGTACCTCCAGCAGGCTCTGTCCATCGCCAGCCACGGGGATGACATAAGAACCCAGAGAGACTTATGCCTGGGCTTGACCAATGTGTACCAGCAGCATGGAGCCTTAGAGAAGGCGGTCCAGTGTACCCAGCGAGCTGTGCAGATGGGGGGCCACCTCAGCGAGGAGGGGGGCTTTGAGGCCACTGTGCTGCTGGCCTGGTTGTTGGTCCTCAGGGCAGAGACAGAAAGGGCTTCGGACACCCTGCAGCCGCTCTTGCAGTCCCTGAATGAGATAGACAGCCCCACCCAGTGTGGCGTTGTGCATAACATCCTGGGCCTCTGTCTCAGGCATGGGGGGCAGGTGCAGGAAGCAGCCAGCAACTTCCACCGTGCCCTCCAGATCTCCCAGGAGAACGGCAACAAGCGCAACGAAGGCCTGGTACTGGCTAACATAGGATGCCTGGCTCTGTCCATCGGCGCCCCGGCGCTGGCTGAGCGCTTCCTGCTAAGGTCCCTGCGTCTCTTCCCAGAGCTCTCAGACACCCCCACGGATGCGGAGCATGTCCAGGCCTACCTCTGGCTGGGGAGGAGCTATAGGGATAGAGGGAAAAGCCAAGAGGTTAGGCTGTGTTATGAGATGGCTTTGTTGATTGCCATTGGTGCCAAGAACCTTCACA GTCAGATTGTGGTGGCGAAAGAGCTGAGCCGTCTTTATGCTGATATGCTGCTGTACGGTCAGTGTATCATCTACTGTGAGCACTGTGTGCAGCTAGCACAGGAGCTGAAGGATAAGAAGCTGGAGGGCGAGTTCCTGGAGATGCTCAGCAACCTCTACCTCTCGTTAAACACCGAGAA GTCTTCAAGAAAGTCACTGGACTACACCAAACAGAGCCTTCGGATCTCCATTGACCTCGGCAAACGAGAGGAGGAGTCGGAGACCTGGCTTCAGGTGGGCAGGATATATTACCTGATCCAGGAAGACGAGCTGGCCGACATGTACCTGCAG GCTGCAGTAAAAACTGCGCTAAGGATGCACGACGCATGCTTTGCCGGGCGGATATATGAGGAGGCTGGAGACGTGTTCTTCACAGGCCTCCGTAACCGAGCGGCAGCCTTCCCCTTTTACCGG GATGGGAGCCTCCCCTTCGCCAGAGGCGTCAAGGACATGCAGGCGGAGTTTCGGCTCCTGAGTAAAATCACAGAGCTGCTGTTGGACGGGGGACAGTACGAGGAGGCCCTGCAGTACGCCCTGCTCGCCGTGGAGGTCAGCACGGCCACAG GTGTGTGTCAGCAGGAGCGCGTGGCCTTCCACCGCCTCGCCACTGTCTACTTCTCCCTTCAGCGCTTTGAGCTGGCAGAGAATTATTATCTCAAGGCCTTGTCTCTCAGCTCTGCCATCCTGGAGCATCCGAAAGAGGCCAGATACTTTGTTAAAGTATATTGTCGCTTGGGGGCTATAACACTGCACCAGCTGAAG GACGCCATCGATGCCAAGGGCTACTTCCACCTGGCACTGGCCGCTGCACTGGAGGACCAGGACAATGCCAGGGCATTGTATGTCATTTACATGAAGCTGGCGGAGATCCATGCCAATTATATTCCTGACGAAGAGCTGAGCCAGAGCTACAGGGACAGTGCTACGGCTCTGAGGGAAGAACTGGCTgtagacacagacacagcataa